In Archangium violaceum, the following are encoded in one genomic region:
- the ftsH gene encoding ATP-dependent zinc metalloprotease FtsH: protein MRSTYKTIGLWVILIVLFVAFYNFFSTSNDPVQEPTFTQFLAKVEDKKVRAVSVKGNTYSGVYTDTEDKFRTTGPEADATVLEQLRKNNVDVKYEREEQNSLWLTILGQWMPVVFLFLFFIFFMRQLQGGSGKAMTFGKSKARLLNESHNKVTFADVAGADECKEELEEIVAFLKDPKKFTKLGGRIPKGVLMMGPPGTGKTLLARAVAGEAGVPFFSISGSDFVEMFVGVGASRVRDLFEQGKKNAPCIIFIDEIDAVGRHRGAGLGGGHDEREQTLNQLLVEMDGFESNEGVILIAATNRPDVLDPALQRPGRFDRRIVVPRPDLKGRLGVLKVHTRRVPLAPEVDLEVIARGTPGMTGADLENLVNESALMAARQNKERVDTSDFEQAKDKVFMGPERKSMIMTEKEKKNTAVHEAGHALIAKLLPGCDPLHKVTIIPRGQALGLTWSLPTEDKVNGYKKQILDQITMAMGGRIAEELLFNEMSSGASNDIERATETARAMVCRWGMSEKLGPLAFGKSDGEVFLGRDFNSAKDYSEDTARQIDAEVRGIVMGCYEKGKALLTEHLEGLKRVADALVEYETLDAEDVNILLQGGQLTRERPPPRVVAPPTKSTEKKDKRKILDALEGIPNMEPNKA from the coding sequence GTGCGTTCGACTTACAAGACCATCGGCCTCTGGGTCATCCTGATCGTCCTCTTCGTCGCCTTCTACAATTTCTTCTCCACGAGCAACGATCCGGTCCAGGAACCGACGTTCACCCAGTTCCTGGCCAAGGTAGAGGACAAGAAGGTCCGAGCCGTCTCGGTCAAGGGGAACACCTACTCGGGTGTCTACACCGATACCGAGGACAAGTTCCGCACCACCGGCCCCGAGGCCGACGCCACCGTTCTCGAGCAGTTGCGCAAGAACAACGTGGACGTGAAGTACGAGCGGGAGGAGCAGAACAGCCTCTGGCTCACCATCCTCGGCCAGTGGATGCCGGTCGTCTTCCTGTTCCTCTTCTTCATCTTCTTCATGCGCCAGCTCCAGGGTGGGAGCGGCAAGGCGATGACCTTCGGCAAGTCGAAGGCGCGGCTGCTCAACGAGAGCCACAACAAGGTCACGTTCGCGGACGTGGCCGGCGCCGACGAGTGCAAGGAGGAACTCGAGGAGATCGTCGCCTTCCTCAAGGACCCCAAGAAGTTCACCAAGCTGGGCGGCCGCATCCCCAAGGGCGTGCTGATGATGGGCCCTCCGGGTACCGGCAAGACGCTGCTGGCCCGTGCGGTGGCCGGTGAGGCCGGTGTGCCCTTCTTCTCCATCTCCGGCTCGGACTTCGTGGAGATGTTCGTGGGCGTCGGCGCCAGCCGCGTGCGCGACCTGTTCGAGCAGGGCAAGAAGAACGCCCCCTGCATCATCTTCATCGACGAGATCGACGCCGTGGGCCGTCACCGTGGCGCGGGCCTCGGCGGTGGTCATGACGAGCGCGAGCAGACGCTCAACCAGCTGCTGGTGGAGATGGACGGCTTCGAGTCCAACGAGGGCGTCATCCTCATCGCCGCGACCAACCGTCCGGACGTGTTGGATCCCGCGCTGCAGCGCCCGGGCCGCTTCGACCGCCGCATCGTGGTGCCGCGTCCCGACCTGAAGGGCCGCCTGGGCGTGCTCAAGGTGCACACCCGCCGCGTGCCGCTGGCCCCGGAAGTGGACCTCGAGGTCATCGCCCGCGGTACGCCGGGCATGACGGGCGCCGACCTGGAGAACCTGGTCAACGAGTCCGCCCTCATGGCCGCGCGTCAGAACAAGGAGCGCGTGGACACCAGCGACTTCGAGCAGGCCAAGGACAAGGTCTTCATGGGCCCCGAGCGCAAGTCCATGATCATGACCGAGAAGGAGAAGAAGAACACGGCCGTCCACGAGGCGGGCCATGCTCTCATCGCCAAGCTGCTGCCCGGCTGCGATCCCCTCCACAAGGTCACCATCATCCCGCGCGGCCAGGCCCTGGGTCTCACCTGGAGCCTGCCCACCGAGGACAAGGTCAACGGGTACAAGAAGCAGATCCTCGACCAGATCACCATGGCCATGGGCGGCCGTATCGCCGAGGAGCTCCTCTTCAACGAGATGAGCTCGGGTGCGTCCAACGACATCGAGCGCGCCACCGAGACGGCTCGCGCCATGGTGTGCCGCTGGGGCATGAGCGAGAAGCTGGGGCCCCTGGCCTTCGGCAAGAGCGACGGTGAGGTGTTCCTGGGCCGCGACTTCAACTCGGCCAAGGACTACTCCGAGGACACCGCGCGGCAGATCGACGCCGAGGTGCGCGGCATCGTCATGGGCTGCTACGAGAAGGGCAAGGCGCTGTTGACCGAGCACCTCGAGGGCCTCAAGCGCGTGGCCGATGCGCTGGTGGAGTACGAGACGCTGGATGCCGAGGACGTCAACATCCTCCTCCAGGGGGGTCAGCTCACCCGCGAGCGTCCGCCTCCCCGCGTCGTGGCTCCGCCCACCAAGTCCACCGAGAAGAAGGACAAGCGGAAGATCCTCGACGCCCTCGAGGGCATCCCCAACATGGAGCCGAACAAGGCGTAG
- a CDS encoding TIGR04563 family protein, whose protein sequence is MAGTDKRKQSLYFPEEMLKEIQEEANRQDRSLSWVVQQAWKIARDRIKSFPAVNDVTGDERQDPREEGRS, encoded by the coding sequence ATGGCAGGCACCGACAAGCGCAAGCAGTCCCTGTACTTCCCCGAGGAGATGCTCAAGGAGATCCAGGAGGAGGCCAATCGCCAGGACCGCTCGCTCTCGTGGGTCGTGCAGCAGGCCTGGAAGATCGCTCGCGATCGTATCAAGTCGTTCCCCGCCGTGAACGACGTCACGGGCGACGAGCGGCAGGACCCTCGCGAGGAAGGAAGGTCCTAG
- the folP gene encoding dihydropteroate synthase, with product MIRARPVRADRPADLEPTLLRMGLPAPAREHLLEKLPALHVLLTGLEREQGRFLSGLFASSVAPGREEFPSWVAGDERTRPGTGLLSGRKVQFERVVAEAKARPELAALGAALARVLEASAPPAALVLGGRTFSFGTRTYVMGVVNVTPDSFSDGGRYFDTERAIAHGLRLAEAGADILDVGGESTRPGSPPVSAEEEVARIVPVIQGLRARTEVPISVDTTKAAVAREALKAGAVLVNDISGFLFDPELPRVTAEAGAACCLMHIQGTPETMQKDPHYEDVVDEVLAFLEDGVARAVAAGVPRERVLVDPGIGFGKTLGHNLFLLRRLGELRVLGLPVLVGTSRKSFLGKLAGGKPANERLAATLGSVAAVAAAGDADFVRVHDVAEVRDALAVADAVRAAGEGGSLYLAGKVRD from the coding sequence ATGATTCGCGCCCGCCCCGTCCGCGCCGACCGTCCCGCCGACCTCGAGCCGACCCTGCTCCGCATGGGGCTGCCCGCTCCCGCCCGAGAGCACCTGCTGGAGAAGCTGCCCGCGCTGCACGTGCTGCTCACGGGCCTGGAGCGCGAGCAGGGCCGCTTCCTCTCCGGCCTCTTCGCGTCCTCGGTGGCGCCCGGGCGCGAGGAGTTCCCTTCCTGGGTGGCGGGCGACGAGCGCACGCGGCCCGGCACCGGGCTCCTCTCCGGACGCAAGGTGCAGTTCGAGCGCGTGGTGGCAGAGGCGAAGGCCCGGCCGGAGCTGGCCGCACTGGGCGCGGCGCTGGCTCGTGTGCTGGAGGCCTCGGCTCCGCCCGCCGCCCTGGTGCTGGGCGGTCGCACCTTCTCCTTTGGGACGCGCACCTACGTCATGGGCGTGGTGAACGTGACCCCGGACAGCTTCTCGGACGGCGGGCGCTACTTCGACACCGAGCGGGCCATCGCGCACGGGCTGCGGCTGGCCGAGGCGGGCGCGGACATCCTGGACGTGGGCGGTGAGTCCACCCGGCCCGGCTCCCCGCCCGTGTCCGCCGAGGAGGAGGTGGCCCGCATCGTCCCCGTCATCCAGGGCCTGCGCGCCCGCACGGAGGTGCCCATCTCCGTGGACACCACCAAGGCGGCGGTGGCCCGCGAGGCGCTGAAGGCCGGCGCGGTGCTCGTCAACGACATCAGCGGCTTCCTCTTCGACCCGGAACTGCCCCGCGTGACCGCCGAGGCGGGCGCGGCCTGTTGTCTCATGCACATCCAGGGCACCCCCGAGACGATGCAGAAGGACCCCCACTACGAGGACGTGGTGGACGAGGTGCTCGCCTTCCTGGAGGACGGCGTGGCGCGGGCGGTGGCCGCGGGCGTGCCGCGCGAGCGTGTGCTGGTGGACCCCGGCATCGGCTTCGGCAAGACGCTCGGGCACAACCTCTTCCTGCTGCGGCGGCTGGGGGAGCTGCGCGTGCTGGGGCTGCCGGTGCTGGTGGGCACCAGCCGCAAGTCGTTCCTCGGGAAGCTCGCGGGGGGGAAGCCGGCGAACGAGCGTCTGGCGGCGACATTGGGCTCCGTGGCCGCCGTCGCCGCGGCGGGGGACGCGGACTTCGTGCGCGTGCACGACGTGGCCGAGGTCCGGGACGCGCTCGCCGTGGCGGATGCCGTGCGCGCGGCGGGGGAGGGCGGGTCGCTCTACCTGGCGGGAAAAGTACGAGACTGA
- the glmM gene encoding phosphoglucosamine mutase, with protein sequence MAYRMNMPPKEERASQRLFGTDGVRGVANVYPMTAEVAMQLGRALAHLIRNGPHRHRVIIGKDTRLSGYMLEQALAAGIISMGVDVDLVGPLPTPGIANLTTSMRADAGAVISASHNPYQDNGIKFFWRDGFKLPDETEAKIEELVASGAIDSIRPTATKIGRAFRLEDARGRYIVFLKTTFPRELTLEGMTIVVDCANGAAYKTAPAVLEELGAKVIALGVQPDGKNINNKCGALYPENLSRAVVKHGANVGIALDGDADRLIVVDEKGNVVDGDAIMAICTGELVTRKELKKKTLVSTVMSNIGLERAVARWGVKVVRTKVGDRYVVEEMRKNGYNIGGEQSGHLIFSDHTTTGDGTLAALQLLAVMCRQQKPVSELASIFEPVPQTLVNVVVKQKRELGELPTVMRAIQDVEKKLGKEGRVLVRFSGTEPKARVLIEGTDAARNEQYAREIAEALSKALNG encoded by the coding sequence ATGGCTTACAGGATGAACATGCCCCCCAAGGAAGAGCGGGCGTCGCAGCGACTGTTCGGCACGGACGGCGTCCGGGGCGTCGCCAACGTGTACCCCATGACGGCGGAGGTCGCGATGCAGCTCGGACGAGCGCTCGCGCACCTCATCCGCAACGGGCCCCACCGGCACCGCGTCATCATCGGCAAGGACACGCGGCTGTCCGGCTACATGCTCGAGCAGGCGCTCGCCGCCGGCATCATCTCCATGGGCGTGGATGTGGACCTGGTGGGTCCTCTGCCCACACCGGGCATCGCCAATCTCACCACCTCGATGCGCGCCGACGCCGGCGCCGTCATCTCCGCCTCGCACAACCCGTACCAGGACAACGGCATCAAGTTCTTCTGGCGCGACGGCTTCAAGCTGCCGGACGAGACGGAGGCCAAAATTGAAGAGCTGGTGGCCAGCGGCGCCATCGACTCCATCCGCCCCACCGCGACGAAGATCGGCCGGGCCTTCCGCCTGGAGGACGCGCGCGGGCGCTACATCGTGTTCCTCAAGACGACCTTCCCCCGCGAGCTGACGCTGGAGGGGATGACCATCGTCGTCGACTGCGCCAATGGCGCCGCCTACAAGACGGCCCCGGCGGTGCTCGAGGAGCTGGGCGCCAAGGTGATTGCCCTGGGCGTGCAGCCGGACGGCAAGAACATCAACAACAAGTGCGGCGCGCTCTACCCGGAGAACCTCTCCCGCGCGGTGGTGAAGCACGGGGCGAACGTGGGCATCGCGCTGGACGGTGACGCGGACCGGCTCATCGTCGTGGACGAGAAGGGCAACGTGGTGGATGGCGACGCCATCATGGCCATCTGCACCGGCGAGCTCGTCACCCGCAAGGAGCTGAAGAAGAAGACGCTCGTGTCCACGGTGATGAGCAACATCGGCCTGGAGCGGGCGGTGGCGCGCTGGGGCGTGAAGGTCGTGCGCACCAAGGTGGGTGACCGCTACGTCGTCGAGGAGATGCGCAAGAACGGCTACAACATCGGTGGCGAGCAGAGCGGCCACCTCATCTTCTCGGACCACACCACCACGGGCGACGGCACCCTGGCCGCGCTGCAGCTGCTGGCCGTCATGTGCCGCCAGCAGAAGCCCGTGAGCGAGCTGGCCTCCATCTTCGAGCCCGTGCCGCAGACGCTCGTCAACGTGGTCGTCAAGCAGAAGCGCGAGCTGGGCGAGCTGCCCACGGTGATGAGGGCCATCCAGGACGTGGAGAAGAAGCTGGGCAAGGAGGGCCGGGTGCTGGTGCGCTTCTCCGGCACCGAGCCCAAGGCCCGCGTCCTCATCGAGGGCACCGACGCCGCGCGCAACGAGCAGTACGCCCGGGAGATCGCCGAGGCGCTCTCCAAGGCGCTCAACGGTTGA
- a CDS encoding 5'-nucleotidase C-terminal domain-containing protein has product MSRTLTAAILAVALAPGLGCIQFNDQCQPLVDDPNSVVGYLAQDVLLDKPFTRHDNNALGQLAADAFLHAEDGSKAPAELGIVNGGSLRAEGLCVTRTSVPKGPLKNGLLHEILLFENAVITVDLTEQQLVDMFEHSVEALSPEGQPIVSPSGAFLHVSEGTTVRVDCSRPKGQRVVALKVKDRTVPLPPRADASIRYRVAMAEFLLGGGDGYGAIFKDAGKDLSRNPVTASATDGKATDANLTEAYLRKNHATDKQPLAEAERIVFVDCARPGGPGVQ; this is encoded by the coding sequence ATGTCCCGCACGCTCACCGCCGCCATCCTCGCCGTGGCCCTCGCGCCGGGTCTCGGCTGCATCCAGTTCAACGACCAGTGCCAGCCGCTGGTGGACGATCCGAACTCCGTCGTCGGCTACCTGGCCCAGGACGTCCTGCTCGACAAGCCCTTCACCCGCCACGACAACAACGCGCTGGGCCAGCTCGCCGCGGACGCCTTCCTCCACGCGGAGGACGGCTCCAAGGCGCCCGCCGAGCTCGGCATCGTCAACGGGGGCTCGCTGCGCGCCGAGGGCCTGTGCGTCACCCGCACCTCCGTGCCCAAGGGCCCGCTGAAGAACGGCCTGCTGCACGAGATCCTCCTCTTCGAGAACGCCGTCATCACGGTGGACCTCACCGAGCAGCAGCTGGTGGACATGTTCGAGCACTCGGTGGAGGCGCTGTCCCCGGAGGGCCAGCCCATCGTCTCGCCGTCCGGCGCCTTCCTGCACGTGTCCGAGGGCACCACGGTGCGCGTGGACTGCTCGCGGCCCAAGGGCCAGCGCGTGGTGGCGCTCAAGGTCAAGGACCGCACGGTGCCGCTGCCGCCGCGCGCGGATGCTTCCATCCGCTACCGCGTGGCCATGGCCGAGTTCCTCCTGGGAGGAGGGGACGGTTACGGCGCCATCTTCAAGGACGCGGGCAAGGACCTGTCACGCAACCCCGTCACGGCGAGCGCGACGGATGGCAAGGCCACGGACGCCAACCTCACCGAGGCCTATCTGCGGAAGAACCACGCCACGGACAAACAGCCTCTGGCGGAGGCTGAGCGTATCGTCTTCGTCGACTGCGCCCGGCCGGGCGGGCCCGGGGTGCAGTAG
- a CDS encoding TonB-dependent receptor domain-containing protein — protein sequence MKSALPSPPTVLFALVLLAALPVSAQEQASLLHTAPAQAEPGATLVVDGVLTGTQRIQRVVIRYRGPGEPYSEAPMELQYGDLYRGVIPGGNVVPPGVEYYMEGYTPDGDRVPLFKSATRPVRVIVVGQVPSTRTPLSTSRPAPEPAPSPRATASAAPARTSEPEPVARRPEPARKGASASKGESAPKTAEPAPKAESRPEPTRKTGSSDDAMAALSADLPPDTESASSRPALARAPRPAEPTEPPPERSALEEDLALYTAEDTLALATRHEEKVKKVPAIGASFGREQIRALGARTVADVLDVVPGLTISRDVQGFHRVAIRGLRNDAEVLFLLNGQRLNSFFDGKALMNLPVENLERIEVIRGPGSALYGAGAFLAVVNLVTQRTEGFLAAVSGGGFPALDDRLATTFDGHASGAHSFGRFKLFGDADVWFQEGDSVPIETDALDAETLAQKMREPLDPVGYTQDKRFLLNLGLGFGLDVTPKGHLNVSARMISEDRDALMGLFDTAGPGSRLGWQVFLGDVTYEHELNDQVRLRARLYGDQQQTDRLFHIGPNDFRTGPDDNQLFPEGMQEQTRVTVRSIGASVDSDISLFEGNRLSVGAVGELQMLGAYSYETNYTLDSRRRAELTTPEGLVDILNLAGGAAARRLSLGAFAQDQWTVVEPLTLTLGVRVDATQLPTVNASNVITGTHLVPTINPRVGLVFSATDSLVLKLLYGRAFRPPTLQELVETIPDTDYNQGRFEGNPALQPAVVNTLEAGADLVQAAGDARVRLRANAFFESFSDPIMAVDTSGNIVPVRNRELGVLVYGLEGEARLEASKRANAWVNASLFRAEDKELPTNHQYLTDIPQARFNAGVSMPIGDFINFDLVVRAGAERRNNTRSVLELIRRYKIPAYSLITAQLRTEPIGDHFELAVVVHNVFDSDLRDDVPRPDRMSGLLPREGVSAFLTLRARN from the coding sequence GTGAAGTCCGCACTCCCGAGCCCCCCCACCGTCCTCTTCGCGCTGGTGCTCCTCGCGGCGCTGCCCGTGTCCGCCCAGGAGCAGGCGTCCCTGCTCCATACCGCGCCCGCCCAGGCGGAGCCCGGGGCGACGCTGGTGGTCGACGGCGTGCTCACCGGGACCCAGCGCATCCAGCGCGTCGTCATCCGCTACCGCGGCCCCGGCGAGCCCTACTCGGAGGCGCCCATGGAGCTGCAGTACGGCGACCTCTACCGGGGCGTCATCCCCGGAGGGAACGTCGTGCCGCCCGGCGTCGAGTACTACATGGAGGGCTACACCCCCGACGGCGACCGCGTGCCTCTCTTCAAGAGCGCCACCCGCCCGGTCCGCGTCATCGTCGTGGGGCAGGTGCCCTCCACGCGAACCCCGCTCTCCACGTCCCGGCCCGCTCCGGAGCCGGCTCCCTCGCCGCGTGCCACCGCCTCGGCCGCGCCGGCCCGGACCTCCGAGCCGGAGCCCGTCGCCCGCAGGCCCGAGCCCGCCCGGAAGGGCGCGTCGGCCTCGAAGGGGGAGTCGGCGCCGAAGACCGCCGAGCCGGCGCCGAAGGCCGAGTCCCGGCCCGAGCCCACCCGGAAGACCGGGTCCTCCGATGACGCCATGGCGGCCCTGTCCGCCGACCTGCCTCCGGACACGGAGAGCGCCTCCTCGCGCCCGGCCCTCGCACGGGCCCCCCGGCCAGCCGAGCCCACCGAGCCCCCGCCCGAGCGCTCGGCGCTGGAGGAGGACCTGGCCCTCTACACGGCCGAGGACACCCTGGCGCTCGCCACCCGTCACGAGGAGAAGGTGAAGAAGGTGCCCGCCATCGGCGCCTCCTTCGGGCGCGAGCAGATCCGTGCCCTTGGAGCGCGCACGGTGGCGGACGTGCTGGACGTGGTGCCCGGCCTCACCATCAGCCGCGACGTACAGGGCTTCCACCGCGTCGCCATCCGCGGCCTTCGCAATGACGCCGAGGTGCTCTTCCTCCTCAATGGCCAGCGCCTCAACAGCTTCTTCGATGGCAAGGCGCTGATGAACCTGCCGGTGGAGAACCTCGAGCGCATCGAGGTCATCCGCGGGCCCGGCTCGGCGCTGTACGGCGCTGGCGCCTTCCTCGCGGTGGTGAACCTCGTCACCCAGCGCACCGAGGGCTTCCTCGCGGCCGTCTCCGGTGGAGGTTTCCCCGCGCTCGACGACCGGCTGGCCACCACCTTCGATGGCCATGCCTCCGGGGCTCACTCCTTCGGCCGCTTCAAGCTCTTTGGCGACGCGGACGTCTGGTTCCAGGAGGGGGACTCGGTCCCCATCGAGACGGACGCGCTCGACGCGGAGACGCTCGCCCAGAAGATGCGCGAGCCGTTGGATCCCGTCGGCTACACCCAGGACAAGCGCTTCCTGCTCAACCTGGGCCTGGGGTTCGGTCTCGACGTGACGCCCAAGGGGCACCTCAACGTCTCCGCGCGGATGATCTCCGAGGATCGCGACGCCCTGATGGGCCTCTTCGACACCGCGGGCCCGGGCTCGCGCCTGGGGTGGCAGGTGTTCCTCGGCGACGTCACCTACGAGCACGAGCTGAACGATCAGGTGCGGCTGCGCGCGCGCCTCTACGGGGACCAGCAGCAGACGGATCGGCTCTTCCACATCGGCCCGAACGACTTCCGCACCGGCCCCGACGACAACCAGCTCTTCCCCGAGGGCATGCAGGAGCAGACCCGCGTCACCGTGCGCTCCATCGGCGCCAGCGTGGACTCGGACATCTCGCTCTTCGAGGGCAACCGCCTCTCGGTGGGCGCCGTGGGCGAGCTGCAGATGCTGGGCGCCTACAGCTACGAGACGAACTACACGCTCGACAGCCGGCGCCGGGCCGAGCTCACCACGCCCGAGGGCCTGGTGGACATCCTGAACCTCGCGGGGGGCGCGGCCGCGCGGCGCCTGTCGCTAGGCGCCTTCGCGCAGGACCAGTGGACGGTGGTGGAGCCGCTCACGCTCACCCTCGGCGTGCGGGTGGACGCCACCCAGCTGCCCACCGTCAATGCCTCCAACGTCATCACCGGCACCCACCTGGTGCCCACCATCAACCCGCGCGTGGGGCTCGTCTTCTCCGCCACGGACTCGCTCGTCCTCAAGCTGCTCTACGGCCGCGCCTTCCGTCCGCCCACGCTCCAGGAGCTGGTGGAGACCATCCCGGACACGGACTACAACCAGGGCCGCTTCGAGGGGAACCCGGCCCTTCAGCCCGCCGTGGTGAACACGCTCGAGGCCGGCGCGGACCTCGTCCAGGCCGCGGGTGATGCGCGCGTGCGCCTGCGCGCCAACGCCTTCTTCGAGAGCTTCTCCGACCCCATCATGGCCGTGGACACCTCGGGCAACATCGTCCCGGTGCGCAACCGCGAGCTGGGCGTGCTCGTCTACGGCCTGGAGGGCGAGGCCCGGCTGGAGGCCTCCAAGCGCGCCAACGCGTGGGTGAACGCCAGCCTCTTCCGCGCCGAGGACAAGGAGCTGCCCACCAACCACCAGTACCTCACCGACATCCCCCAGGCGCGCTTCAACGCGGGCGTGTCCATGCCCATCGGTGACTTCATCAACTTCGATCTCGTGGTGCGCGCTGGCGCCGAGCGGCGCAACAACACCCGCTCCGTGCTGGAGCTCATCCGCCGCTACAAGATTCCCGCCTACAGCCTCATCACCGCGCAGCTGCGCACCGAGCCCATCGGCGACCACTTCGAGCTGGCCGTGGTGGTGCACAACGTCTTCGACTCCGACCTGCGCGACGACGTCCCCCGGCCGGACCGCATGTCCGGCCTGCTGCCACGCGAGGGCGTCTCCGCCTTCCTCACCCTGAGGGCCCGCAACTGA
- a CDS encoding TIGR04563 family protein, with amino-acid sequence MAATDHRKQSLYFPEDMLDEIQREATRQDRSLSWIVQQAWKVARAELRKMPSPNDVFGPTPSRPDGSGDSQS; translated from the coding sequence ATGGCCGCAACCGATCATCGAAAGCAGAGCCTCTATTTCCCCGAGGACATGCTGGACGAAATCCAGCGCGAGGCGACGCGGCAGGATCGCTCGCTCTCGTGGATCGTCCAGCAGGCATGGAAGGTGGCCCGAGCCGAGCTGCGCAAGATGCCGTCGCCCAATGACGTGTTCGGGCCGACGCCGTCGCGGCCAGACGGTTCGGGAGATTCGCAGTCCTGA
- the tilS gene encoding tRNA lysidine(34) synthetase TilS: MASTGETSVLFSTALERAYRQLGLAGGSVLLAVSGGADSSALLVGTARVRESLSLRVEVATLDHGLRPEAREEVEAVARLSARWGLPCHVRQLHLSPGSGVEARAREARYRALETLRRELGLRVVATAHTASDQAETLLMRLVRGTALRGAVGIHRARPFLVRPLIERTREEVEAFLAEEGVSFVADPMNVDPAFLRTRIRYEVLPVLARAAGFPVAPHLATFARLAAEDEALLGELADGAWTRLTLPDGSLDAVGVRALEPPLRRRVLARLLAEAGAEVNDASLSRALDAVETGRPVTLGGGHEPGALQLHTAGGRVRCVRRGGSTPPPPALVLAGEGASGVQEGTGWRFAVATDAPPPGTLGLPLPEETRWPLSVRTRRPGDRVRGPAGSRKLQDVLVDRRIPGERRDSLPVVTDAEGAVLWVPGVWNSTPARAVGLFLWASPPHPGMLGTTPL; this comes from the coding sequence ATGGCCTCCACTGGTGAAACGAGCGTCCTTTTTTCGACGGCCCTGGAGCGGGCCTACCGGCAGTTGGGGCTGGCGGGGGGCTCGGTGCTGCTGGCCGTCTCGGGGGGAGCGGACTCGTCCGCGCTGCTCGTGGGCACCGCGCGGGTGCGCGAGTCCCTCTCCTTGAGGGTGGAGGTGGCCACGCTCGACCACGGCCTGCGGCCCGAGGCCCGGGAGGAGGTGGAGGCGGTCGCCCGGCTGTCCGCCCGCTGGGGGCTGCCCTGTCATGTTCGCCAGCTGCACCTGTCACCGGGTTCCGGGGTGGAGGCGCGGGCGCGCGAGGCCCGCTACCGGGCCCTGGAGACGCTGCGGCGGGAGCTGGGACTCCGAGTGGTAGCCACCGCGCACACGGCGTCGGACCAGGCGGAGACGCTCCTCATGAGGTTGGTGCGGGGCACGGCCCTCCGGGGCGCCGTGGGCATCCACCGGGCACGTCCCTTCCTCGTCCGCCCGCTCATCGAGCGCACGCGGGAGGAGGTGGAGGCCTTCCTGGCCGAGGAGGGTGTCTCCTTCGTCGCGGACCCCATGAACGTGGACCCCGCCTTCCTGCGCACCCGCATCCGCTATGAGGTGCTGCCGGTGCTGGCGCGCGCCGCGGGTTTTCCCGTGGCGCCGCACCTGGCCACCTTCGCCCGCCTGGCCGCCGAGGACGAGGCCCTGCTGGGCGAGCTGGCGGACGGGGCATGGACGCGGCTCACCCTCCCGGATGGAAGCCTGGATGCGGTGGGCGTGCGCGCCCTGGAGCCGCCGCTGCGCCGCCGGGTGCTGGCCCGCCTGCTGGCCGAAGCGGGCGCCGAGGTGAACGATGCGTCCCTCTCCCGGGCACTGGACGCGGTGGAGACGGGCCGGCCCGTGACGCTGGGCGGAGGCCATGAGCCCGGGGCACTCCAGCTCCACACGGCGGGAGGGCGTGTGCGCTGCGTGCGCCGTGGGGGTTCCACTCCACCGCCTCCGGCGCTCGTGCTGGCGGGGGAGGGGGCGTCGGGCGTCCAGGAGGGCACGGGGTGGCGCTTCGCCGTGGCGACGGACGCTCCCCCTCCGGGCACCCTGGGCCTGCCGCTGCCGGAGGAGACGCGCTGGCCCCTCAGCGTGCGGACACGGCGGCCCGGAGACAGGGTCCGAGGGCCCGCCGGCTCGCGCAAGCTGCAGGATGTGCTGGTGGACCGGCGCATTCCCGGGGAGCGCCGCGACTCGCTTCCCGTGGTGACGGACGCCGAGGGGGCCGTGCTCTGGGTCCCAGGGGTCTGGAATTCCACACCCGCGCGGGCTGTAGGCCTCTTTCTGTGGGCCTCGCCTCCGCACCCGGGCATGCTCGGGACGACTCCGTTATAG